The window gccaaagcaatctatagattcaatgcaatcaagctaccaatggtatttttcagagaactagaacaaataatttcacaatttgtatggaaatacaaaaaatctggaatagctaaagcaatcttgagaaagaagaatggaactggaggaatcaacctacctgtcttcagactatactacaaagttacagtcatcaatacagtatggtactgacacaaaacagacatatagatcagtggaataaattagaaagcccagagataaatccacacatctatggacaccttatctttgacaaaggaggcaagaatatacaatggagaaaagacaatctttttaacaagtggtgctgggaaaactggtcagctacttgtaaaagaatgaaactggaacattttctaacaccataaacaaaaataaactcaaaatgtattaaagatctaaatgtaagaccagaaactataaaacttctagaggaaaacataagcaaagcactctctgacataaatcatatcaggatcctctatgacccacctctcagagtaatggaaataaaagcaaaaaataaacaaatgggacctaattaaaattaaaagcttttgcacaacgaaggaaactgtaagcaaggtgaaaagacagccttcagaatgggagaaaagaatagcaaacaaagcaactgacaaagaactagtctcaaaaatatacgagcaactcctgcaactcaattccaaaaaaataaatgacccaatcaaaaaatgggccaaagaactaaacagacacttctccaaagaagacatacaaatggctaacaagcacatgaaaagatgctcaacatcactcattatcagagaaatgcaaatcaaaaccacaatgaggtgccatctcatgctggtcagaatgggtgctatcaaaaagtctacaaacaataaatgccagagagggtgtggagaaaaaggaacacccttacactgttggtggggatgcaaactagtgcagccactatggagaacagtgtggagcttcctttaaaaactggaagtagaattggcatatgacccagcaatcccactgctgggcatacacaccaaggaaaccagaatcgaaagagacacatgtacctcagtgttcatcacagcactgtttacaatagccaggacatggaagcaacctagatgtccatcggcaggtgaatggataagaaagttgtggtacatatacacgatggaatattattcagcctttaaaaagaatgcatttgaatcagttctaatgaggtggatgaaactggagcctattatacagagcgaagtaagtcagaaagaaaaacaccaatacagtatattaacacatatatatatggaatttagaaagatggtaacgatgaacctatatgcaagacagcaaaagagacacagatggaaagaacagacttttgaactctgtgggagaaggcgagggtgggatgatttgagagaatagcattgaaacatggatattatcatatgtgaaataggtcgccagtccaggttcgatgcatggaacagggtgctcagggctggtgcactgggatgatcctgagggatgggatggggagggaggtgggaggggggttcaggatggggaacacatgtacacccatggctgattcatgtcaatgtatggcaaaagctaccacaatattgtaaagtaattagcttccagttaaaataaataaataaattttaaaaattatgtctcCTTTCATTGCCAATTCCTTTTATTCAGGTGGTCTGGACCCAGCCAGCAATAtttccaaggtatgcctgtatgaGTGATCTTTTTGActtaattaataaatctcctgttTGGGTcataccatttattttattttataggctGCAGTTTGAAACtcactggatcttagttccctgaccagggatggaacctgaggccccggcagtggaagcacggagtcctcATCACTGGACCAAGAAGGAATTCCCTCTACTAATATCAGAGAGAGTGCAccattttctttcctggagaactgcCCACATCCAGATTTGGCCTATTGTGTTTTCAGTTGAAATGTGAATCTGTCCCTTATGTCTGCTATGAGGTGGTAGTTGATCCAAAAACTTGATTGTATTCTGATTCAACTTTTCATCAAGGCTATGTTCCAGGAAGCATTCTTTATTGGTGTCTGGTTGTCCCACATCAGGAAGGGTAGAGTGTTAATTAGGTGATGTCAACCTGTTCCATCAAAGTTTCACCTggcagtgtcagttcagttcaatcactcagttgtgtccagttctttctgaccccacggactgcagcatgccaggcttccctgtccatctccagctcccggagtttactcaaactcctgtccttggagtcggtgatgccatccaaccatctcatcctctgttgttggcttctcctcctgtcttcaatctttcccagcatcagggtctttccaaaggagtcagctctttgcatcaggtggccaaagtattggagtttcaatgtcagcatcagccctttcaatgaatcttcaggactgatttcatttacgatggactggttggatctgcttgcagtccaagggactctcaagagtcttctccaacaccacagttcaaaagcatcggttctttggtgctcacctttgtttatggtccaagtctcacaccCACCCATgattactggaaagaccatagctttgtagACAGACCTTTCaactaagtaatgtctctgctttttagtatgctgtctaggtttgtcataccttttctttcaatgagcaagcatcttttaatctcatgtctgcagtcaccatctgcagtgattttggagtccaagaaaatgaagtctgtcactgtttccattgtttctccatctatttgccatgcagtgatggggctggatgccacgatgttccttttttgaatgtttagttataagccagcttttttactctcacctttcactttcatcaagaggctgtttagttctccttttctttctgccacaagagtggtatcatctgcatatctgagattattgatttttctcctggcaatcttgattccagcttgtgcttcatcagcctggcatgatgtactttgtatataagttaaataagcagggtgacaatatacagccttgacgaactcctttcccaatttggaaccactctgttgttccatgtccagttctaactgttgtttcctgacctgcatacagatttctcaggaggcaggtttgGTGGTCTGGTAtccacatctcttgaagaattttccagtttttgtgatccacacaatcaaaggctttggggtagtcaataaagcagatgtagaagtttttctggaactctcttgctttttctatgatccaacaaatgttggcaatttgatctctggttcctctgccttttctaaatccagcttgaacatctggaatttctcagttcacatactgttgaagcctaacttggagaattttgagcattactttgctagcgtgtgagatgagtgcaattgtgtggtcgttTCAACATGTTTTGTTTGGCATTGCCAGTTTCCATAATTGTGTCATAAGTCTGTAATTTCATTAGAACTCACAGCCTGGTGATATTTCTAATTCAGTTAATCctcctccatttattttttaatttatctaataATTGTGCTGTTAGTTTCTTGACCTCTATCCCTGCTTCAGTCTTCTTCTTCAGTTGTTCATTCCCACaatctttaacttcatttttatcaACATCATGAAAATTCATGATCTCCATTTCCATCATTCTCTTCTTCAGTAACCACTTTTTATCCTGacttttcagtttcactttctttccgTTCTACCCAACTGTAAGCATTTATTAACCATtacttcccatcccatccccctttTTCTACCAATGCACTTGTTGttactgtgggttttttttttttttttccagttaagaatGTTCCCTCATCACACACTTATGTTTATTCTGTAACAGTGTTTTGGTGACAGAAATGTAAGGAAAATGATCACTTACACGATGTTACAGTATATCTCAGTAAGCTGGGGGAAGAGATTACAATGTGCATTTCTCTTTGTCATTCTTCAATAATGcagtttttctgttctctttttcttaaattatactTTTTACTACATTGATACAGCTACCCTAGCTTTCTTGAGTTACTGTTTGCaccatgtattttttcctttcttttcccttttgatcCATTTGTGTCCTAATATTTGAAGTGTAACACTAGACATGAAATATGGTTACCTGCATTTCCTTCCCAGTTCACATTTTCTATGTTTACACCAGAAATAGGCATGAGAAGGTATTTCTCATATGCCCATTAATCTTTCATTACTCCCTTTAAATGATAGTTACATTGTTGTACTTTTCTATGAAAACTGCTCTTGCTGCTTACTTATGAACCACGCAATTTTCTGTATTCATATTATGTTTTGAAAAGTGTATATAAAAACTATACAATATTACAGTCACTTTGTCCACTAAAAATAAATGCAGGCTTCTAAGTGCATTCCACAGTCACAGCCCACTAAGGCTAAAATTGTCTCTTGAAGCAGAAGATCCCTCCAGTGTATGGAGGGATTCCACACAGCATCTATTTCTCATGGTTAAGACGATTCATCACTGGGGACGTTTTTGTCCAGCATTTGGGAGGTGGAGGTTGGTGGCTgttgttcatttttctccttgaagCTGTGTCGGATCCCATATCCAAAGTATATGACAGATCCTAGTAGGGACATGAGACAGTGAGAAGGGAAAGTAGGTGCTCTCCCTACTTACAAATGCCCAATAGGTCTCTTATTACAGCATCTGACATATTTGGGGAGGGCTTATAGGAAGAAGATTGGCTTCTGTCACTCAAGAGGACCCTTCACCCCAAAAAGCTACTCACCAATGCCCATCCAGATGCCAAATTGGACCCAGGTCCCAGTGTCCAACTGCATCATCAGGTAAATGTTCACAAAGATGCTCACCAGAGGGAAGACAGGCAGAGCAGGGACCTGTGGGCAGAGTCAGTTCATCCCTGAACACACACCAGATGTCTGAATTAGAGACTCCACCCCCAGGAAGAGCAGGAAGACGCCAGTTCTACTCAGGCTGTGTGTTTAGTGGCTACTGAGACTGGGTTTGTGAATCACTGACTGTGGATCTGGGAAGGGTCCATTGGTTTTAGAAGTTCCCTTTACTCCCTGGCCCAACAAAGATGTGTAGACCTCAAAGTACACAGAATTAATTCACTCAAGGTGGACCCTCTGGGCACATAAGGTCACCTACCCTGAAGTAAAGAGGAGAGGTGTTCTGGGGCTGCCTCCAGATGATGACCGTGGCCCCAGtgatgagcagcagcagcagcacagccaCTGTTGTGAGCCCGGGGTCTCCAGAGAACACCTGGCTGGGCCACTGGGCCAGGATCAGGCTCAGGATGGTCAGCAGGAGAACTGCAAGGGTCAAGGTGGAGGAGAACAGGCTGAACCCAGAAGACAAAGACGTCAGGACCTCGGGTCACACCCCTGAAATAGCCCACATCAGGAAGAACCATCATATCTCCAAGACTCCTTCTCAACAGCCAAAGACACAGGCTGCCAACCTATCTTGTCAATTTCAAAATACCACCAAAGAGAAACCCCACTGCTCACCGAGCAGGAAGGCACATCCACAGACAATCTGGCTAGATTTCcgggtggggatggggctggTAGGGTACCACAGAGTCTTCAGAATGCTTGAGGTTCCAGCTTCAGGTACAGGTTCTGAAGGACTTGCTTCACGATCAGAAAtctcaatttcctcctctattttctcattcttGCTTAAATTTTGTTCTGGTTGGTACCTGAAGGAGAGATATCAAAGCAGTATTCACAGCAGCCCCCTACTCATTCAAACATCAGACAGTATAATTCACCTCTTTCTTGCCTTCAGCCTAGTGAAACATATAGAAGGCAGCAAGAAGACAGCAGAGGATCACCTCCCCATCACCCCCTAGAGTCCAAGGCTCTCAGCCAAGGTTAGTGGGTCTCACCTGAGGACAAGTATGGAAACAGCCATAAGAGTGTAAGCAGGCAGGACCCCGGTTGACATGAGTTTCACCAGATCGAGGATCCTGAGGAGTGATGCCATGAACCCTAGaatgagggtggggggagggagtgaGAAGTCCCTGGAAGCATTCATGTTAAAGAAATTGGTCATAGGAGAAAGAATGGACTTCCTTTATTCACCTGTAAGAATTCCAGAAGCCATGATGGCCACGATGGGGGGGTGTATGCAGGCGTTGATCTGAGTAAGTCTCCGGAAAAGGAGCCCATCATCTGCCATTGTGCAGATCAACTGAAACATGGGGAACATGGAGCCCAGGAGGCtgggagagaaaatggaaacacatgTGAGGATGTGGAGATGCAGGAGCGACCAGAGCATCTGTTCCCTAGTCTACATGGGTTAAGGTATCCTTCCTTCTTGTCTCTCAATCCCAAGGGCTGGGATATCTGAGAATCTGACAGTAGATGAAGAGAAAACGAGGACACTGACCTGTATAAAAGGGTACACAGGAAGACAACAGCCATGGCATATTTGGCAGAAGCCCATCCTACATGGAGAAAAGCCTGCAGTAAGGGGCTGTAAGGGTAAATCTGGTAGTAGGGCACCATGAGGGTGAGCGCTGCTGAGACACCAGAGTACGCCAGAAAGCCGATGAAGATGGAGATCACCATGCTCAAGGGGATGGAACACTGAGGATTTGGGGCTTGTTTTCCTGCAGGACAGGAGGAAGTACTGGGTCAGGAAAGCATGCTGCTGTGAAAACAGAAAATCCCCTTCTCTGTTGCACATCCAAAAGCAGGCTTTTGTTGctgctattcagtcactcagctgtgtctaactctttgtgaccccatggactgcagcacgccagatgTCCCTGTCGTcgccatctccctgagtttgctcaaactcatgtccattgagtcggtgaagccatccaaccatctcatcctctgttgcccccttctcctatgtcctcaatctttctcagcatcagggtctaacCTTCTACCAACCCCTGTGCCCAGGGGCAGCGTAATCAGTGCCCACATCCCTGATGGGACAAACAATGACCATGTTACCTGCAGTGACAATAGCATGAACATCAAAATATGAGGTGAAAAGTATAGCTGCTCCTTGGAGAATCCCTTCAAAGCCAAACGGCACAAACCCTCCAGAACCCAGAGGGCCCAAGCTAtggtgagagaaggaaagaggaagaacatGGGTGAGGTGTGTTCAACCACTTCTACAGGGCTCCTCCCCTCATATCACAAGTCCTGGGCTCCAGGACCCCCATCACCTGGATCCACCAGCCCAGATATCTTTAGTCCCCACCATGTTCCCAGCTCTGTACCAACACCACCCATGTATTACCAAGAGGGCCCTCCTGACCTAAAGGTGCTGCTGGATCCAGATATGTTAGCTCTGTAGTCCTGTTCTGTGAGCTGCCAGTTGTGCAGGTCTCCCTTAATGAAGCCAGAGAGGATCATGAAGATGGGAACAAAAAGGTTCAAGCCTGTGGACACTTTGAAAATCAGGGTTGTCACATGAGCGCCCCGAACCAGTAGTCCTGTGGGAAAGATGGAATATGAGACACAGAAAGCagaccagtggttgccagggcttgAGGGTTGGGGTGGTTTGGGGCAGACTGTGGTATGGGATAGACCATGACTGCTCAgtgggtggagaaggcaatggcagcccactccagtactcttgcctggaaaatcccatgggcagaggagcctggtaggctgtagtcagtggggtcactaagagttggacacgactgggtgacttcactctcacttttcac of the Cervus canadensis isolate Bull #8, Minnesota chromosome 18, ASM1932006v1, whole genome shotgun sequence genome contains:
- the LOC122421239 gene encoding cationic amino acid transporter 3-like, producing MRLVCVDPYRVAVPSNYLEGLLVRGAHVTTLIFKVSTGLNLFVPIFMILSGFIKGDLHNWQLTEQDYRANISGSSSTFSLGPLGSGGFVPFGFEGILQGAAILFTSYFDVHAIVTAGKQAPNPQCSIPLSMVISIFIGFLAYSGVSAALTLMVPYYQIYPYSPLLQAFLHVGWASAKYAMAVVFLCTLLYSLLGSMFPMFQLICTMADDGLLFRRLTQINACIHPPIVAIMASGILTGFMASLLRILDLVKLMSTGVLPAYTLMAVSILVLRYQPEQNLSKNEKIEEEIEISDREASPSEPVPEAGTSSILKTLWYPTSPIPTRKSSQIVCGCAFLLVLLLTILSLILAQWPSQVFSGDPGLTTVAVLLLLLITGATVIIWRQPQNTSPLYFRVPALPVFPLVSIFVNIYLMMQLDTGTWVQFGIWMGIGSVIYFGYGIRHSFKEKNEQQPPTSTSQMLDKNVPSDESS